A window of Psychromonas sp. CNPT3 contains these coding sequences:
- a CDS encoding DUF418 domain-containing protein has protein sequence MSQRVAGFDLARALAIFAMIIVNFKIAMDPETGHSLLLSFAGLFEGRASALFVILAGIGVTFITNKARASGERFFILKSRLSLLKRGLLLISIGLLFTPIWEADILHFYGFYFLIAAVTFTVNDKVLLFISALIMISFPVLMLFFNYEQNWNWVTLTYENFWTFDGMVRHIIFNGFHPVFPWATFLLFGMWLGRLDLSQAFMRKRLLIGSLITLIITECSFYFIRAAIGDGSALEMAPEEVAFLFSTSIIPPLPQYIISAGSSAVVTLVTCLYFSERYSESNMIRWLCQTGKVSLTLYVAHVIIGMGLLDSIGRLENQTINFSLLSALIFCVFGVIFSVTWLKFFETGPLEWIFRKVAS, from the coding sequence ATGAGCCAAAGAGTAGCGGGGTTTGATCTTGCCAGAGCTTTAGCAATATTCGCCATGATCATAGTTAACTTTAAAATCGCAATGGATCCTGAAACGGGTCATTCTCTATTGCTAAGTTTCGCAGGGCTTTTTGAAGGTCGAGCATCGGCATTATTCGTCATTCTCGCAGGTATTGGCGTCACATTTATAACCAATAAAGCAAGGGCGTCTGGTGAACGATTTTTTATACTAAAGAGTCGTTTATCGTTGCTAAAACGAGGATTGTTACTGATTTCGATAGGTCTTCTTTTTACGCCAATATGGGAGGCTGACATCCTCCATTTTTACGGGTTTTATTTCTTAATAGCGGCCGTAACCTTTACGGTTAACGACAAAGTACTGTTATTTATATCGGCACTGATCATGATCTCATTTCCCGTTTTGATGCTGTTTTTCAACTATGAACAGAACTGGAATTGGGTGACATTAACCTATGAAAATTTTTGGACATTCGATGGTATGGTTAGGCATATAATATTTAACGGTTTTCACCCAGTGTTTCCTTGGGCTACCTTTTTATTATTTGGGATGTGGCTAGGGAGGCTGGATTTATCGCAAGCATTTATGAGAAAAAGGCTGCTTATTGGGTCACTCATCACCCTTATTATCACCGAATGTAGCTTTTATTTTATAAGAGCTGCTATCGGTGACGGTAGTGCGCTTGAAATGGCACCAGAGGAAGTGGCATTTTTATTTTCAACATCCATCATCCCCCCGTTACCTCAATATATAATCTCTGCCGGTAGCTCCGCCGTTGTGACGCTGGTTACTTGCCTCTACTTTTCAGAGAGATATTCGGAAAGTAATATGATTAGATGGCTGTGCCAAACGGGGAAAGTGTCTTTAACCTTGTATGTTGCCCACGTCATTATTGGTATGGGTCTCCTTGACTCTATCGGACGGTTAGAAAACCAGACAATAAACTTTTCACTGCTTAGCGCATTGATATTCTGTGTTTTTGGGGTGATATTTAGTGTCACGTGGCTTAAGTTTTTTGAAACAGGGCCGTTAGAATGGATCTTTCGCAAGGTTGCAAGCTAA